Proteins encoded within one genomic window of Triticum aestivum cultivar Chinese Spring chromosome 2D, IWGSC CS RefSeq v2.1, whole genome shotgun sequence:
- the LOC123050077 gene encoding putative disease resistance RPP13-like protein 2 — protein MVDALIGPLVGRLQGLALSQAQALVAVNNDIRRLGDKLMFLQAFLREADAKHHLFSDEIARVWLKQTRDAVFDAEDAVDHYYVQVDMSRFPWWARPSMRYVATFTTQVSMRHKLSTKVKDINSRLEDIIENKDRYKMELNNTKSELTWKASTSISYAHRNMDDLLPPHVPIHEDCQKKLEKVLLTPTEHEKLQSEDHHPVVISVFGKSGIGKTTLVREVYDKIAKKKIFPVHAMVSFVPYMTATNIVLQIIQKLAKDDDNYTRSDVDRIFEDQIRGKKYLLVVDGEVSSTDWKNILPNLKVGAKGSRIVHITQYKPEDPSVSYHHEIIKLECLGQKKAIELFHKRLLHIDVHDENLHEHHQVMHKITEGLPLGIVLLSGLVQTKESQSEWNNVFDYLKSNQSKQLHNIISMCFDDLPPELKCCFLYFAALPTNIKIESHILVCMWMAEGFLRPSVGKTMEKLGYIYLNELIARNLVKPVHMDEEDTSSAGKIFVTIQNKVHEFLQFQAQEASFVEVHSGDDIPTLTSARRLSLQNSVDKHVSLQNSTDKYSVLASYLPKLRSIFSHFEQDPKDSKEDKTYLCCSPQIRKISKWKRNKYIKSDIQGLLDRSEFLRVINLQGIDIGKRLPDEIGNVVHLQYLGITSCSLEEISRSIGRLTSLQTLDVRGTKVRELPLSFWMIKALRHVFGSFLKFPKKIGRLNHLQTLDSIQLDTLEHHLVGTLGEMIHLEYLRVGYSPEVNVASLSNALNKLENLKTLIIKGEKIPSSVFTSYTHRRLKFIVLEGKLDLPSKLNGVFFLPNLIALSLVRTSISQEFIDKLAELPFLAILCLYSNSCKDDHLVFSPGGFCCLEKLMIDVEELKRVEANHALPKLRELDIHSHYGEYYCLFTKENANHKKNIMVDLNKKIVERKTSIVRRLFG, from the exons ATGGTGGACGCGCTGATCGGGCCGCTGGTGGGGAGGCTCCAGGGGCTGGCGCTGAGCCAGGCGCAGGCGCTGGTGGCGGTGAACAATGACATCCGGAGGCTCGGTGACAAGCTCATGTTTCTGCAGGCCTTCCTCCGCGAGGCCGACGCCaagcaccatctcttctccgacGAGATCGCCAGGGTGTGGCTGAAGCAGACGCGCGACGCCGTCTTCGACGCCGAGGACGCGGTCGATCACTACTACGTCCAGGTCGACATGTCAAG GTTTCCATGGTGGGCTCGTCCAAGTATGAGATATGTTGCAACCTTTACAACACAAGTAAGCATGCGACACAAGCTGTCTACAAAAGTAAAGGATATCAACTCAAGGCTCGAGGACATCATTGAAAACAAAGACAGATACAAAATGGAGCTCAATAACACGAAGTCAGAATTAACATGGAAAGCTTCTACATCAATATCTTATGCCCATAGAAATAT GGATGATTTACTGCCACCACATGTGCCAATACACGAAGATTGCCAAAAGAAACTGGAGAAAGTTCTTCTTACTCCCACTGAACATGAGAAACTGCAGAGTGAAGATCACCATCCGGTTGTGATCTCAGTGTTTGGAAAAAGTGGCATTGGCAAGACAACTCTCGTgagagaagtatatgataaaatagcaaagaagaaaattTTCCCTGTTCATGCTATGGTGAGTTTTGTACCTTATATGACGGCTACCAATATCGTGCTGCAAATCATTCAAAAGCTGGCAAAAGATGATGATAATTACACTAGAAGTGATGTCGACAGAATATTTGAAGATCAAATAAGAGGAAAAAAATACTTGCTAGTGGTAGATGGTGAAGTTAGCAGCACTGACTGGAAGAACATTCTACCTAACCTCAAAGTCGGTGCTAAAGGTAGTAGAATAGTGCATATCACACAGTATAAACCAGAAGATCCATCTGTCAGCTATCATCATGAAATCATTAAGTTAGAATGTCTTGGACAGAAGAAGGCTATAGAACTATTCCATAAGAGGCTACTCCATATTGATGTACATGATGAAAATTTGCATGAGCACCACCAAGTAATGCATAAAATCACCGAAGGGTTGCCACTTGGTATTGTTCTTTTATCAGGTCTTGTACAAACAAAGGAATCCCAAAGTGAGTGGAACAATGTATTTGACTATCTTAAGTCCAACCAATCAAAGCAACTACACAACATAATATCTATGTGCTTTGATGATCTACCACCTGAGCTGAAGTGTTGCTtcctctactttgctgcattaccgaCCAACATCAAGATTGAGTCCCATATATTGGTGTGCATGTGGATGGCAGAGGGATTCCTAAGACCAAGTGTtgggaagacaatggagaagctgGGATACATCTACTTGAATGAGTTGATTGCAAGAAATCTAGTTAAGCCTGTGCATATGGATGAGGAAGATACATCTAGTGCCGGGAAAATCTTCGTCACCATCCAGAACAAAGTCCATGAATTTTTGCAGTTTCAAGCACAGGAGGCAAGTTTTGTGGAAGTCCACAGCGGTGATGACATCCCCACATTAACAAGTGCTCGTCGCCTCTCTCTGCAGAATTCCGTAGATAAACATGTCTCTCTTCAGAATTCCACAGATAAATATTCTGTCCTAGCTAGTTATTTACCGAAGCTACGATCCATATTCTCACATTTTGAACAAGATCCCAAAGATTCCAAAGAAGATAAAACTTATTTATGTTGCTCGCCTCAAATTAGGAAAATCTCTAAGTGGAAGAGGAACAAATACATCAAATCAGATATACAAGGATTATTGGATAGATCTGAGTTCCTTCGTGTCATCAATCTACAAGGCATTGATATTGGTAAGAGGTTGCCAGATGAAATAGGCAATGTTGTGCATTTGCAGTACCTTGGAATTACATCTTGTTCATTAGAGGAAATCTCGCGATCGATTGGAAGGCTCACTAGTCTTCAAACACTAGATGTGAGGGGAACTAAAGTTCGGGAGCTCCCATTGTCCTTTTGGATGATTAAAGCACTAAGGCATGTTTTTGGTAGTTTCCTGAAATTTCCTAAGAAAATTGGTAGGTTGAACCACCTACAGACACTTGACTCCATACAACTTGATACATTGGAGCATCATTTGGTTGGGACATTAGGTGAGATGATCCATCTTGAGTACTTAAGGGTTGGGTATTCTCCAGAAGTGAATGTGGCGTCTCTTTCAAATGCTCTAAACAAGCTTGAGAACCTTAAGACTCTTATCATAAAAGGTGAAAAAATTCCATCAAGTGTGTTCACTAGCTACACTCATCGTCGCCTCAAGTTCATAGTACTAGAAGGAAAGCTGGATTTGCCATCTAAGTTGAATGGTGTATTTTTCCTTCCTAATCTCATTGCTCTTTCACTGGTGAGAACAAGTATATCTCAAGAATTCATTGACAAGTTGGCTGAGCTACCCTTTCTTGCCATCCTTTgcttgtattccaactcttgcaaGGATGACCATCTTGTCTTCTCTCCTGGTGGATTTTGTTGCCTGGAGAAGCTCATGATTGATGTGGAAGAACTAAAGAGAGTTGAGGCAAACCATGCGCTTCCAAAACTCAGGGAGTTGGATATTCACTCCCACTACGGTGAATATTATTGTCTCTTTACTAAGGAAAACGCCAATCACAAGAAGAATATTATGGTTGATCTGAATAAGAAAATTGTTGAAAGGAAAACTTCGATCGTCAGAAGACTATTTGGTTGA